In one window of Undibacter mobilis DNA:
- a CDS encoding DNA polymerase III subunit chi has protein sequence MTEILFYHLQGQKLEGVLTPLIEKSLERGWRVAVQGSSEERIEALDAHLWTYRDDGFLPHGTWREAEAAQQPVLLTVNDTNPNAATVRFLIDGAALPADAEAYQRIVLVFDGNDDDAVAQARGFWTEAKGKGFEATYWQPDEQGRWVKKA, from the coding sequence ATGACCGAAATTCTCTTCTACCATCTGCAGGGCCAGAAGCTCGAAGGCGTGCTGACGCCGCTCATCGAGAAATCGCTGGAGCGCGGCTGGCGCGTCGCGGTGCAAGGCTCCAGCGAAGAGCGCATCGAGGCGCTCGACGCCCATCTATGGACCTATCGCGACGACGGCTTCCTGCCGCACGGCACCTGGCGCGAGGCGGAAGCGGCACAGCAACCGGTGCTGCTCACGGTCAACGACACCAATCCGAATGCCGCGACCGTGCGTTTCCTGATCGATGGCGCAGCGCTGCCGGCTGACGCCGAGGCCTATCAGCGCATCGTGCTGGTGTTCGACGGCAACGACGATGACGCGGTGGCGCAAGCGCGGGGCTTCTGGACCGAGGCCAAGGGCAAGGGCTTCGAGGCGACCTATTGGCAGCCCGACGAGCAGGGCCGCTGGGTCAAGAAAGCCTGA
- a CDS encoding leucyl aminopeptidase, translating to MADAPRISFSPVFAAKPGGTLVVFCDEGLKFGARATEALGAAAALVTRAAKAEQFSGKSGSALQLIMPDGLKVDRLFVLGAGKVAELKSEDIVKLGGAAMGKLPKAGDATVVADLPAAGKGKDGGKNAGMSAEQAADLALGMLLRAYAFDRYKTKRKADDKPVGQRNVVIATGDVAAARKAFVAREALAGGVLTARDLVNEPPNVLFPEEFARRTLALKKAGCTVEILNMAALKKLGMGALLGVGQGSTRESRVVVMRWNGGKKGEAPVAFIGKGVCFDTGGISIKPAAGMEDMKGDMAGAACVVGLMQALAGRKAKVNAVGVIGLVENMPDGNAQRPGDIVTSMSGQTIEIINTDAEGRLVLADVLWYTKEKYKPQFMVNLATLTGAIIVALGHEFAGLFSNSDELSERLTASGEATGEPVWRMPLSAAFDKMIDSKFADMKNTGGSRAGGSSTAAQFLQRFVDKTPWAHLDIAGTGMDSRQNDINKSWASGWGVRLLDRLVADFYER from the coding sequence ATGGCCGATGCTCCCCGGATCTCGTTTAGTCCCGTTTTCGCAGCCAAGCCGGGCGGCACATTGGTCGTTTTCTGCGATGAGGGGTTGAAGTTCGGCGCGCGTGCGACCGAGGCCCTCGGGGCGGCGGCGGCGCTGGTGACCCGCGCGGCCAAGGCCGAGCAATTCAGCGGTAAAAGCGGCTCCGCGCTCCAACTGATCATGCCCGACGGGCTCAAGGTCGACCGTCTGTTCGTGCTCGGCGCCGGCAAGGTGGCCGAGCTGAAGTCAGAGGACATCGTCAAGCTGGGCGGTGCGGCGATGGGCAAACTGCCGAAGGCGGGCGATGCCACGGTCGTCGCCGACCTGCCGGCGGCGGGCAAGGGCAAGGATGGCGGCAAAAATGCCGGCATGAGTGCCGAGCAGGCTGCCGATCTGGCGCTGGGCATGCTGCTGCGCGCCTACGCCTTCGACCGCTACAAGACCAAACGCAAAGCCGACGACAAGCCGGTCGGCCAGCGTAACGTCGTCATTGCAACCGGCGACGTCGCGGCGGCACGCAAGGCCTTTGTCGCGCGCGAGGCCCTTGCCGGCGGCGTGCTCACGGCGCGCGATCTCGTCAACGAGCCCCCAAATGTGCTCTTCCCGGAAGAGTTCGCTCGCCGCACGCTGGCATTGAAAAAAGCCGGCTGCACAGTCGAGATTCTCAATATGGCGGCGCTGAAGAAGCTCGGCATGGGCGCGCTGCTCGGCGTCGGCCAGGGCTCGACGCGCGAGAGTCGCGTCGTTGTGATGCGCTGGAACGGCGGCAAGAAGGGCGAGGCGCCCGTTGCCTTCATCGGCAAGGGCGTGTGCTTCGACACCGGCGGCATTTCGATCAAGCCGGCGGCCGGCATGGAAGATATGAAGGGCGACATGGCGGGCGCGGCCTGCGTCGTCGGCCTGATGCAGGCGCTTGCAGGGCGTAAAGCCAAGGTCAATGCCGTTGGCGTTATCGGTCTCGTCGAGAACATGCCGGACGGCAATGCGCAGCGGCCCGGCGACATCGTGACCTCGATGTCGGGCCAGACCATCGAGATCATCAACACCGACGCCGAAGGCCGCCTCGTTCTCGCGGACGTGCTCTGGTACACAAAGGAAAAATACAAACCGCAGTTCATGGTCAATCTGGCGACCTTGACCGGCGCCATCATTGTGGCCCTCGGTCATGAATTTGCCGGCCTGTTCTCCAACAGCGACGAACTCAGCGAGCGCCTGACGGCGAGCGGCGAGGCGACGGGCGAGCCGGTGTGGCGCATGCCGCTGTCGGCGGCGTTCGACAAGATGATCGATTCAAAGTTCGCCGACATGAAGAACACCGGCGGCTCGCGCGCCGGCGGCTCAAGCACTGCGGCGCAGTTCCTGCAGCGCTTTGTCGACAAGACGCCGTGGGCGCATCTCGACATTGCCGGCACCGGCATGGATTCGCGCCAGAACGACATCAACAAAAGCTGGGCTTCGGGCTGGGGCGTCCGGCTGCTCGACCGGCTGGTGGCGGATTTCTACGAGCGGTGA
- the lptF gene encoding LPS export ABC transporter permease LptF, translating to MGSISRYIFRTTFGAFALVLISLTAVIWVTQALRDIDIMTSQGQTILVFVGITGLIIPLLVLVIAPIALLIAVAHNLNKLSTDSEIIVMNAAGMSPWFLFRAFMSVTLVVSILVMAISAYFAPKGLRMLRDWLTEVRANVVSTIVQPGRFTPIEANVTIHIRERRQNGQLVGIFLDDRRNPNERMTVIAERGELVDNDNGTFLVLQDGIVQRQETRKPEPAMVVFDRYAFDLSQFSGGPQAVTYSIRERYLWQLLFPDPKDKYYVEQPGQFRAELHDRLVAPLYPIAFVIIAFAYLGPPRTTRQSRNMSMLGAIGGVALLRLIGFASTVLGANAPFMLVLQYIALAFAIGGGLFVIHRGLIIEPPAFLNRWIETATARILRLTQRVAAS from the coding sequence ATGGGCTCCATCAGCCGCTATATCTTCCGCACCACCTTCGGTGCCTTTGCGCTCGTGCTCATCAGTCTCACGGCGGTGATCTGGGTGACCCAGGCGCTGCGCGACATCGACATCATGACCAGCCAGGGCCAGACCATTCTGGTCTTCGTCGGCATCACCGGTCTCATTATTCCCCTGCTCGTTCTGGTGATCGCGCCGATCGCGCTGCTGATCGCGGTCGCGCACAACCTCAACAAGCTATCGACCGATTCCGAGATCATCGTCATGAACGCGGCCGGCATGTCGCCGTGGTTCCTGTTCCGCGCCTTCATGTCAGTAACGCTTGTTGTCTCCATCCTGGTGATGGCGATCAGCGCCTATTTCGCGCCCAAGGGCCTGCGCATGCTGCGCGACTGGCTGACCGAAGTGCGCGCCAATGTCGTCAGCACCATCGTCCAGCCAGGTCGCTTCACGCCGATCGAAGCCAATGTCACCATCCATATCCGCGAGCGGCGACAGAACGGTCAGCTCGTCGGCATTTTCCTCGACGACCGCCGCAATCCGAACGAGCGCATGACGGTGATCGCCGAACGCGGCGAACTCGTGGATAACGACAACGGCACGTTCCTCGTTCTGCAAGATGGCATCGTGCAGCGCCAGGAGACCCGCAAGCCGGAGCCCGCAATGGTCGTGTTCGACCGTTACGCGTTCGATCTGTCGCAGTTCTCCGGCGGCCCGCAAGCGGTCACATACTCGATCCGCGAGCGCTATCTCTGGCAGCTTCTGTTCCCGGATCCCAAAGACAAATACTATGTCGAGCAGCCGGGCCAGTTCCGCGCCGAATTGCATGACAGGCTGGTGGCGCCCCTTTATCCCATCGCCTTCGTCATCATTGCCTTCGCCTATCTCGGGCCGCCGCGGACCACGCGCCAAAGCCGCAACATGTCGATGCTGGGCGCCATTGGCGGCGTCGCCTTGCTGAGGCTCATCGGCTTTGCCTCAACCGTGCTCGGCGCCAACGCGCCGTTCATGCTGGTCCTGCAATACATCGCCCTCGCCTTCGCCATCGGCGGCGGGCTTTTCGTCATTCATCGCGGCCTGATCATCGAGCCGCCGGCCTTTCTCAACCGCTGGATCGAAACGGCAACGGCACGTATCCTGCGCCTCACGCAACGCGTGGCCGCGTCATGA